ttcttcatcatcatcatcatcatcatcatcaccatcTTCTGAGTTTGAGTCTGCTTCATCTTCTGAACTTTCGTCAgtatcatcttcttctgaATCTTCCTCAGAGTCTTGctcaaaattttttgctGTATTCTCTTCTTCAATagcatcttcttcttcttcgaCTGCTTGCTCTTCAGTATCACAATTTATCTTGTGTTTAGTGGGACTTTCTACAACTACATTATCTTTATCTAACGATTGGTCTCTATTCATAGTAGGTTGAACCAATTGTGGAGAtgtattatcattattatcataaatatattttttaatatctttgtTACTACTAATTACAGAATGTGTTGGACTACTCGGTATTCTATCAGTCTGTATGACTgggttttttttatattggGTGTTTGCTAAATGTTTCTCCTCAGATATTTTATCTTGTTGTTTTCTATCAAAATCTTTAACCTCATTTTCCTCATTTATATCCAATAGTTTAGGATCTTTGTTTAATTTGACTTTTTGAGGTGAAGTATAATTTTTAggtttcattatttatcttttaataataagaagacaattaaaaaaatagtaattagTTTGGCAATACAAAATATAGAACAATGAATGATTAAAATAATCTATGTTTGTATCCCTATTAATGTAAAAGTATACTCGATTAGGAAGTATATGAGAATGTTAGTATATAATGGCAGTCTGAAACGACAAAAAACGGGAAATAGAATATAAGcaatatttggaatattaatatgctttaattaaaaataaataaataaataaaagtatGATTAGCGGCTTCTCCATCAATATACTATTGGtttatttccttttttttctttttttaaaatgcttattaaaattggatACCTATATACGTTTAGGgctaatttttcttaacaGAAAAGTATAAAACATTCTCGGGTTTATTCCagttgaaatttatttaaactttACATATATATGAGATACAATTGGGAAAGGAATACATCACTAAGAAACCAACTATCCATTCAGCAGACATGGCTAGAGCACGTAGAGGAGCATTGCTGAAGTGTGATCCATCTATCAAGGCATTAATTGTCCAGATCGACAGGAGCAGACATGATATCATTTTGGAGGAACTGGACGACACTCATCTGTTGGTGGACCCTTCCAAAGTAGAGTTCATCAAAGGAGAATTGAACAGGATGCTATCTCAAAATATCTATGATCCATTAGACGATGAAGAAAATCAATAGTTTTACAGTTTTACAAACGTTGCCTTCCATTGTTgtattgttttattttttgtttttgtttttgttttttatttttttttcaatatcattaaaaatgCAGATTATTCAGCTCGTTGTTGCACAATATACTTCTACAACCTTCTACATATTCCATTGACCTATCTGTTCATATTTTGAGACCCTAGGCATGTTGAAAAGCGTCTCATTAGTCCTTGCAAGACCATGAGATATAAATAGAAACACTCtattgtatatattttacagCCTCTCTGGAGTCTTTGGAAAGCCAAGTAACTGTCTCAGTAACACTCCGTAAATATATTCCTACGTAGTTTTATAGCTTAGTACACGTCATTCATTGTGCTGGAGCCTTTATGGCCAGTAATTGATAcctaaaataaatattttccatATGAACCGTAGGCCAAGTTTTCACGTGCAAAGTAGGCGCGATTTCTGGAAATCAGTTTTACCCCAAACAGATAGAGGAAAACCATAAAAGGTGTTTGTCATTTTGCAAAATTAACAAGATCATTTGGATCTGATCGTGAGCAAAATTGCAATAATCTCCCAGGGTAAACAAAGCAAGCGATTAGACTCTGTGAAGGAACTAGTTCATTACATAGAGCAGCTCATCTCGAAGCCTGAATAGCGTTTCCCTGTTTAGCTTATTTTTCAGactttctttaaattttcagatCATTACTCTATCTTTGCTATTAATACAAGATTATTAAGACAGGAGTCGATTGTCATTTTTCTCTAGAGTATATTTGTCATGAGATCATTCTTTAGTTCATCTAGAAATAAGAAATCGAGTTCTAACTCTGTGAAATCAGAATCAGCTGGTGCGACTGGATCACCGATGCCATCAAGCTCTAGTTCACATAGCGTCCATATTCCACATAGTACTAAGTCATCACCTGCTCCAGGTCGAAGGAAAACTGTTATATCTCATCCTACACCTAACAAGCAAAAGAATGAAAAGATAGCCAGTAAGATTGGGAAACTATCGGGATCTGGACACTCATCTGCTGTTGATTTATCATCTACATCAAACGGACCCCTGACTTCATCTACaggaaataatatttctactAACAATCctgaaataataaaacgGTATTCTGCATCAACTCCATCCTTGCATAGCAATTTAACTCCAATACACTCTCCCTCGTTACAAAATTTTAAGGATGCCCAAGGCAAATTGCCAACTAGTGCCAGCACCAGCAATGTGGAAAAATCTCACAAAGAATCAGTACATAATTTACATCACATTTCTCCTAACAATCATAGAActggaaataataataatagtaataatagtattcATAAAACACAACAAAGCCATGATAAATCAAACTCTTCAACCACCCTTATTACTTTGAATTCTGAGAATTATGATACAACAACTTTCAAAATAGGTTGGTTAAATAAATCACATGGCGAAATAATGGTAATGCATAGCGAATCAACAACAGCGACAGCAACGGCAACGGCAACggcaacagcaacagcaacagcaacagcaacagcaacagcaaaTAAGCATTCagataatagtaatagtaatcatggttctaataatagtaataatactcacaacaaaaataatactcATAATCATTCAACTCATAAGCATCATAACCTAACCACTAAAGCAAGCTCAAACTCATTATATTCATCTGCATCTTCTAATGATGTAAGTAAAAACTCAAATAAGGGTTCAACAAATCCAAATAGAGATAATTCcatgtttaatttttcaaatggcTCAAGCAAAGATTCAATTTCAGCACCTAGACAGCCTTCTAATAATCAATCAGAAGGTACTCAGATTATGGTCCCAGAATATAGACTTTATAAAGCTCAATTAAAGGGGCCAATACTTTCTTTATATAGAAGTGGTCTAAACAATTCAGTGAAATTCTTTGACCCTactttaaaatcaaaatctaCTACTTCATCTGAAGATTCCAATATTTCTCATAGTGCATCAACCTCGTTTAGTAGTCATCATGCGTCTCCAACATTGAAAGACTCGAATCATCAATCCCGCactatttattcaaattctaaaagGAAAAAGACAGTTGAGTTatcttatttaaaaatactatTTCCACATCCGggattaatattagaagaaaGCTCtacattaaaaattattggcGGTACGCCAGAGAGTTTATGTCATTCTGTACTATTTTTACACGAAAAggattcaaataatgaaaaggAAACTAAAAGAAcatcaataattaatttaatattagtattaccattattagatgaaatagaaaaaatattaaacatATTCATTCAATATTGTTTAACATTTACacaaaaagaaacaaaattatCTTCAGATTCTACTCAATTTGTACATATTACTcaagatgaagataatCAAATGACTGAAAGATTAATTTTACTAATTCAAACAATCGTTGATCGGTTTCCAAGCTTCGTCTTGGATAAGAGCATATACACTCTCATTCTATCATTAGTTGATGCAATTTCTTTGCATAGCCAAGAAAAGgcaaaatttataaaaacaACCCTGGCAAAAGCGCATACAAAATTAACAAACTTAACCTCATTTAATAATCCCTCAGTGcctattaataatgatattttaagtATTGTATTAGAtgctgaaaaatttttaaaattagacATTACTAAATTCACAGATGAACTTCATCAGATTAATATTAAGTTTGATAAAGTCTGGTCTCCAAAAACAGATTACTCTTTACTGTATGATTGTAAGTACGTCAATCGCTCATTGCATGATTTGAATCCTTTAgtctttaataatgaaaaaaatattcattttttggGGAGACTATTAATTTTACATATATTTCCCAAGGATGAATCTAAAACATTATCTTCGAAATTGAGagctaaattattaaataaatggATCCAAATTGGTTGTAAGTTTGAACATATAGGTGATATGGTGGGTTGGTTATCAATTGCTACAATTATTTGTTCGATTCCAATTTTACGATTAAAATCTACCTGGGAACATGTTCCAGAAGaatctttgaaaataatatacaatgaTTGGACTCCAACCATTAGTCAATTAAATAGAAGAGCTATGTCATTTACTCCAATACATAGTGTTTTTATTCTAGCACCACCCAACTTAGACGACCCTAAAATTAGAGAAAACGTTATATCATATTTTGGTGATTTGATTATTCATGCAGATGATTTATCTAAATCaagtaaatttaaataccTTGATAAGAAGATTAATAGGACAAAAAATGCATTCCAAAAGTGGCAGCAGCGTTTAGATCGAACTCATACGaatgattcaaataatgtATCGGCCGCATCATTAGAAACTACGGAATCTCACACCTCAGGAAAAGACATTATGCTAAGTCCACTATATCAACTTTGGAAGTATCACTTACAGGAACCACCTACCAACATTGAAAATATCATGGAATTAAGTAAAAAGTTTGAGCCATCATTTGTTAatcaagaaatatattctaatattgGCTCCCAGCGAAGTTCATTACTGACGGGTAACTACTTAcctattttatttaatgatttactCCCTAATTACACACTATTCGCCAAAGATTTATTAGTGGGAGCTGCCGGGTCTTGTCCAATACCATTAGCCTCGAATTCTAGTATGAATTCTCCAACTCATAGTGCTTTCTCGACTTCAAGCAGTCAATATGTCCCACCGCCAAGATCAGCTGCTCGTTTATCTCGAACTGTTTCCACGACTGATCACTTAAATTCATTTGGGTTATCTAAAGCATCAtctacaaataatttttctaattcaaacCTCCACTTAACATCGAGTAATAATAGCACAACAGATTTATCTGTCTCTTCGAGTCAGGCTTCAGCCAATTTATCGATGAGTGAACAAAGTTACAATCAAATAACGGGTATTGAAGGAATTGATGATCCAATAACAAAAGAAATGGCTAATCTACAATCGAATAAGCAAGTTTTAATGCGAACTATTAGAGATGTCTTCAATATCGATATGGATTTATTTCACGTTCatgatgatttaatatttaagtCTGCATTTGAGACTGAAAGCACAAAGTCAAGGCATGCAAGTATGGTAATTGAAACACCCAAAAGACTCTCCCAATTGTCACTACAAAATAGGACACCTACACTTAGAGATTCTCAAGCAACTCCTGTCAGATATAGTAAGAATATTGAAAGTATggatttattcaaaaatattggaTCAATGGCTGACTCATTTGACGATTCAATAGTGAATGTAGTCTTAAAGGCATCTTCCTTAAATAAAGTTATCGATCTACTTGTTTTCAAGACAAGTCTTTTCTCTAAGTTGGTTGAAACAAAGGATTTAGAAAAGTACTATTATCATCAGAAAATAAGGAATGCTGCACATTCTGAATCACCAGATGATACTATCAATTCTAGTGTTGGATTACTCGATTATGCTTTTGTTAAGCTGGTTATGAACACAGAAATCTTCACTGaaacattttttaatacttaTAAGAGTTtcacaacaacaaaaacTGCTTTAGAAATGCTAATGAAGAGATATCTAAAGGCCAAGAATTGTTCAGTTTCGATATCGTTGTCATTTGACTCTAATGATACGCTTTCTTTATCTGACAATGCATTTCCTAACTGGGAAGTGAAGGTTACAGAGGAAATGGTTATTAACTACAGTTATGTAGCGATGATTCAAATTGGTGTTTTGGATTCAATACTTGTATTAGTTAAAAATCATTACGAAGATTTTACAGATGATATGGTTTGCAACGATATATTTATGGATgcattaaaaattatggaTGAAGAGATATCTGTCGAATGGCCTAAATATATTGAGAGCAGCAAATCTAGTGACCAGCCCGTTACACAAGAGCTTGACAGCTTTGTTgaaagaatgaaaaatttagtAACTGACATCAAGTACTACTTCCAGAAACAGATTTACAGACCTATCGGCCCATCTCATTCACAAACCAAATTACAGGACTTATCTAAGATCTGGGGATCAATCAATTGTCTAGAATTTTGTCTTTCTCCAGAAAACATAGGCATTACTGATGATCTGATAACAGAATTTAACACCTTGacatttgataaatatgaaaaaattttggcATGGACATACAAATTGGATTCTTTAGTTACTGATAGctataatttaataacatCTAATGAATGGTTTACGTTCTTTCAGCAGcttgaattattttctaatgaatCATTAATCTCATTGTTCTATCCACATTCTGATAAAAACGCTATAAACATGTCAGTTAGCGGCCCATTAAGGTATAACACACTACAAATTAGTAACATATTTACTTGGATAACTAAGGTTATTTCAAAAGACAATAGTAAggaaattcaatttttctcGACTATTCCTCGTTCCATTCAAAGATTGATTCATATCCATATATCTCTGACCTCATTATTAACCCTTCAGGTAGGACATCTTgaaaaatcttttgaaGAAAGGGTAGAGGTTTGCACAATTTTATtgcaaattttaaattatgtTAGATGGAAAAATTCAAGCCTAAATTTATTCCAGGAACCAAATGGTGACTATTCTCATATAACCTCACCCCACGTACCTTCATTTATTGAAACTGCAATCTGTAATTCTATTCTAACAGTGGAATCACGATTTCATGAACAAACCTGGAAAGTAGCGcattcaaaattatctaCACATAATACTATTTTACAATCCATTACTAATATTTTAGACGGAATTGATGATAGTCATATCCGTACATTTATTGCAAATGACGAATTATCTATTAGTTCGTCTAACAATCTTTCTCCTTGTCCAGGTTGGTTTATTTCTCgtttattagaaatttcattatttgttcCAAATATGGCTACCACAAATAGTagattaattaatttcGATAAGAGACGTTTTGTGAATAATTTAGTGCAAAATGTGTTAGCTCTAATACCAGAAACATTTAGTCAAAGTACTAAAGATTCTTCTGCTGGCTCTGAGAATAATTTTggtataattttaaattatacatttgaagataatgatgaaatatttagaaataaaacTAGAGCAGTTGCAGCTGCAGAAGCAAAAATCATGGACTATGAATACTGCAATTTATTTGAGGACTTAATCGCCAAAGAAGTGGCTAAGATTGGTTtcgaagaaaaaaaatttgaactTTTGGTTTCTCAGGAACAAGAGCAAAATAAGATAGTTACTTCTCAAAAGGCTCGAcgcaaaaaaaatagaaattcGGTTATGATTCCAAGCATACAGTTATTAAACGATCAATCCAACAATATTGTGTCATCTAATACTACTCTTCAACAGCCACCAAGAGGCAAGAGGGGGTCTGTAGTGTCTAACAGCAGTAGAAATTCGACTGTTACATCTAACTCTAATCACTCGGGTATGGGTAAAAAACTTGGCGGTCTGTTTAAGCGCCCATTTTCAATCAGTGGATTTTCCTCATCCACGTCATCAAACGCGTTGGATAGTATTGTTAGTCAGGATCTGAGAAGTAATGGATCAATCCCATCATCGTCGTTACCTGTTGTCAATTATTCTGATTTTTCAGATTCTAGACCAGTTTATGTGATAAAAAcgtttgaaattaaaaatattctgcctattattaattacaaGAACGCATCAGCATATTGTTTTGCTTTTAAGATTATTATGCAGAGTGGCTCAGAATATGTTTTACAAGCAACAAGTCCAAAAGATATTGACGAATGGTTGAAACTAATCAAGGCGTCTAAACGATACTCATTTTATTCTAAAAAATACAAGGGGAAGACACACAATAAGACATTCGGTGTTCCATTAGAAGATATTTGTGAAAGAGAAAATGTCACTACACCTACAATTATTACTAAATTACTTCAAGAGATTGAACTGCGTGGTTTAGATGAAGTAGGTTTATATAGAATTCCAGGCTCTGTAGGAAGCATTAACGCATTAAAAAATGCATTTGACGAAGAAGGTGCCTTAAGTAATTCATTTACTTTAGAGGATGATCGTTGGTTCGAAATAAATGCAATCGCAGGttgttttaaaatgtaTTTACGTGAATTACCTGATAGCTTATTCACGAACGAAAAATTGGTTCTGTTTGTTGATTGTgttattagaaaaagaaacggCAAGATTACATATGAAGAATTTAGAATGGAGGTGACGTCTTTATTGCACAAACTACCAGAATGTTATTATGAAACTTTGAAGCGTATTGTAAGCCACTTAAACAAGGTACATCAACACGTAAGTAATAATAGGATGGATGCTTCTAATTTGGCGATTGTATTTTCTATGAGTTTTATTGATCAAGATGATTTTACTGGGTCTATGGGTACCACTCTAGGTGCAATTCAAACACTTTTACAGGactttattaaaaaccCATCAGATTTCTTTTAGAGAAGATgtttattgttattatatAAGATTTACTACTAAACTTTTCTCTGATATAtactatattatttattcctTTTTTAATCATATATTGATAGATAGTAATTTGACgcaaaatattatttgttagaaatatttatttttaactgTAATTTCGTTTGACCTACCATgaagaataaatattagTACGATGGTAATTACATAGTGATGACTATTTACAAGGTGTACTTCTATTTATGTATTAATTTCTATAGTGAGATTGTagttttgataataataattacatagaatttttcttattaaaatttttcttgctTACAATCTTAATAGTAGAGTTTTccctatattttttaaccctttctttatttttgttttcctGTTCTTGCATTTCACGTCTtttctttgatttttcaGCACCTTTTGCCATGCTGTCCTTCATTGTTTGAAGTATACTCTTATTTTGTTGATCTTGGGGAACTGGATGATGTACAACATCTgcaattttcaatttatgTCTTAcccatttatttttcaataagaAAGTTTGTAAAACTGAAATTGACCCATTAATAGCAAAATATAACACGACTGCTGATGATAATTTCATGGTTGCGGGAATAGATATAAGTGGCAATAATGTAAATACCTTTTTCATTACGGGGCTAAATTGTTGAGCCCCTGTTTCACCACCAGCTCTAGTAAACGAAATATAAACTGCAGcagttattatttgtagaCCTAAAAACGGATCTGCCTGGCTTAAGTCTGTAAACCATAAAATACCTTGGTTTGTAAACCCATCAACTGGATAATTTGCCATATGTCTAAGAGCCCCAAAGAACCCCAATGCAATAGGTAATTGAATCATTGGTGCAATTAACCATCTATTCTTGATACCATGTTTAGCTAATAATTGTTTCCTTTCAAGATTATATAATTGAGTTTGACTGAGATCTGTTGCCGAAGACATTTTCTTACCAATAATATCCAATTGCGGTTTAATTCTGGAGTTCCTTGCAACAGTATCGGAAGATTTAATGAACAAAGGAACTAATAAAAGTCTAATAACTATTGTTAATGTACAAATTGTTCCCCACCACGGTAAACCTGTATATACATGGGTTAGTTccaataaattttgaataagGTCAGTAGGCCTCCACCAATTATTAGCCATACCAATACTGTTCAAATAACCTAAATGGTATGATGCTTCTCCAATAATACCTGAGGTTTGATCTAGAATAGTTGAGCCGGTGGAAGCAATTTCATCCATAGAAGGTAAACTGCTTTGAATGTCTTGCATGGCTTGCGTAGTGCTCGAGTCTATGCTGTCTGCATTTGGTGTATTAGAACTCCATCTTACTGATAAGTTTAGGCCAGgtattaataaagatttagaaaGAGATATCTTGGGCCTAGAAGCCACTAATGAAGAACGAAATATCTGTCTAGCAGTCTGTTTTGAATAGTTAGTAATAGGCTTAATCAAAAGAGTCAAATAAAGTTATAGTTAGCAATATATCACATACAAATTGCCTTTGTACATTCAGAAGAGATGAACGATACATGTAAGCTAGTTGAATTAATTATCTTGATGTATTTAGAATAAccctcttttttttgtttttcattttctaatagTGACTAAGGCAGGTTTTAAAACCATTACTTGGCTCGCTTTCAACATTTCCAAATAATGTTCGGAGTTCCAAATATTAAGGACAGCCTTCTCTTGCAAATTACATAgttttaaacaaaaaaaatacgaTTGATGGGTTTGAGAAAGATTATCTATTATCATATAGtgtcattttttaaataattctgtaTACTGTTTATTGTTTAAGCCAGAACAACTACTACAAATGAGCTTAAATACTGCAGCTAAAATTGCTAAAGTAAACAAAACATTCTTGTCCAGGAAAAACCCAACTGCTAATATTTCACTGGAGTTACGATCAATTTTGCATTCTTTACAAAAAGTCCCAATTAGAAAATCAAACTCAAGTACAATATATGAATACTTCAATGCTTGTTTAATTAACCGATATTGGTTAGGTGCTAGGTTTGTTTGGTACAAGTATGTTGTTAGATCTGGGGCACTGACCTTGAAACCCTGGCAACTATCTGTTCTGGGTAATATGTCAGTTGCAGCagataattattttattccaCCAGCTACTGTAAAATATTACGAGCGTTTTGGTAAAGTAAACGGATCAACagaatatgaatatttcaTTCGACGAAACAAGGTGGAAGCCTTTGCCAAGGGTACTTTAGAGAAGACTCAATTTCGTGAAAAATGGAAAGTCTTTATACAAGATATGGATAACGTGTTACCCCCCACAGTTGAATATAAAGTTCAAGATTTTCCATGGTTGGTGACctctttaaaatatcaaatagCTACAGAAGCcgttttaaaaaaattattgtttgGAGTAGGTACAAAGATCCAAGTCCATAACAAATCATCTTATTCTTTGCTTTTGAGCATTATACTATTACAAGATTTAATCACTATTGATTCCAAAGtccaaatatttgaaactTTTGCCAAACTCCATAGAAAAGTAGATTTAGCTGATCATTACAAGattctaaataaaatttgtaaGAAGGATAAGTTTCTACTTAATCGTGTAAATACAATATATGCAGAGTCTACAAATCGTGCGTAAATTTCAACCAAATAAGACCTCTTTTGATTCTTTACTAAATTATAACGTATTAATTTTTGCATTCGATGAGATGATTTTTCCTCGGTGTTATTTCGTTTAAAATCGAGGTATTATTTTAGTTATACAgtagattttattttaaaaatgaacaGCATACATCGAAGAGAGTTATTGCCTAGTTAGTATgcctaatgaaaataaaatttcatacTCAGAGCTATTTAGTGAGCTAGTGAATGATGAGGGGCAATTAGATGACGCTAAGGCATCATTTCTCTACTACATGTTCCCTCAAGAAATGTTTATTAGAGCACTTTCACTACTTGAGTCTGGAGAAATATTCATATACATATATCCATGTTCCACATCTACTGATCTAGAAAGTTTAGTGAATACAATTGTCCAAACTGTTTATAACGATCACAATGACGGCAAACTGATCAAGGTGGTAGTCCAGACAAATGATGACAGGACTATCTTCACAGATATAGAGCACTGGTTTTGTAGTTGTCAAGAGTATTCGGAGAAGTTCAGTCAAATCATTACCTCAGATCCAGAGACTCCCCTCCAGGTTCTACTGTTAAAAGAAATCGATAATGTGGAAGACTTTTCCTCTGACAAATTTGCCCAACTTGAAGCAAACAGTCTCTCCAAACAACGTTACTTTAACCACTCAAAAGTCATATGCCCACATCTACTCGCTTGCTCTATACTTCTTAAATCATCTTCAAGAATCCTTCATTTTTTCACAGTAACTAAGGGCTCTGTATTAGTCTTTCCTATTAACGACATCGACGAATGGCTGCGACTCCATGTAAATATAGCATAGCCCACAAATGACACATCTCTCTGTAacattatatatatcctTATACTATCATCATTCATAAtactaaatatttaaattcattaagaATTAAGTAGGATGTTGGCTGACTCCGAGTTAATTTTATCGCTATCTACGAactgaaattttttaatttggctaaaatggaaaaagaCGAGgttacaaaaaaaacgttaatcattttccaaatatttgttCAATGTTGAAAAATCTTATTGTTTACAAGTAAAGAAATCTTATCcatattgaaatatcacCGGACAGTCTTAAAAGTATACAATATAGTCACTGCTGCTTTTATTTGGTCACTCCTTGTTTAAGCACGTATAATATGAGtaaaaatactaattcAAACCACGGTGTTGCCAATGGCAATGCTAATGTGAATAATAATGGCGCTTCAGAAGAATCATATTCTATGTATCCTCAAACAACATCACCTCCTCAGCTAACTCAGCCAACTGCTCAATTTGGCTATCAAGCTGCACCACAAGTTCCCTTTTATGGCAATCCACATATGTATTATAATGTTTACTCACCTCAAACTCCACAATATCACCCtcatttaaatatgatGAATAGAGGTTCGATGATTTACCCTAATAATTCTGGTAATGGTATGAACCCACAAGGAAGTCAAGCTGGTGAACCAAGAAAGAAATGGAGCAATAATAGTCCAAATTTCCACTCAATGAATAGCACCACTAATAACGGATCTTATAATAAGACTCATCATTACCAgcataataattataataacgttaacaataataataatggcaTGAATGCTAGTGTAAAAGGTAATgtcaataacaataacgGGAATAACATAAACACTAATACCAATACTAATACcaatactattattaataattctaataccaatgttaataataacaataacaatatgaACTTTAATGACTCTAACGCCAATATTGGTAATATGAAATTgcctaataataataccaataataataacactaACAATAATCATATGTatcaaacaaataaatcGTCTAATCATATTATGTCAAACAACATTAACTCTTCCATATCAACTcaatataaatttgatacttcaaaattaaaaacatCCGATTTGAATTTCTCAATGACTtttccattattttttaacacTAACGAAGATGAGTTTTCTAAAGCAAGAGCTAGAAGACATGAATTAAGATTAAAATCTAATGAAGAGAGCAAAGTTAGATCAAATAAATCTGCCGTTTCCGACTCTAGTCTACCTGCTGCATCTGCTCctaaaaatcaaaaagtAGAAAATAGATCTGTTGATGATACTAAGAAGATAAATAAGTCACCAGAAACAAGTATTCCAGCTATAGAGTTTAAAAAGATGAGAAAAAGGAGAAAAAAGGATATATCCTCTACTCATGAAGCTAAACCAGAGACaaaatc
The window above is part of the Henningerozyma blattae CBS 6284 chromosome 2, complete genome genome. Proteins encoded here:
- the BEM2 gene encoding GTPase-activating protein BEM2 (similar to Saccharomyces cerevisiae BEM2 (YER155C); ancestral locus Anc_8.207), whose protein sequence is MRSFFSSSRNKKSSSNSVKSESAGATGSPMPSSSSSHSVHIPHSTKSSPAPGRRKTVISHPTPNKQKNEKIASKIGKLSGSGHSSAVDLSSTSNGPLTSSTGNNISTNNPEIIKRYSASTPSLHSNLTPIHSPSLQNFKDAQGKLPTSASTSNVEKSHKESVHNLHHISPNNHRTGNNNNSNNSIHKTQQSHDKSNSSTTLITLNSENYDTTTFKIGWLNKSHGEIMVMHSESTTATATATATATATATATATATANKHSDNSNSNHGSNNSNNTHNKNNTHNHSTHKHHNLTTKASSNSLYSSASSNDVSKNSNKGSTNPNRDNSMFNFSNGSSKDSISAPRQPSNNQSEGTQIMVPEYRLYKAQLKGPILSLYRSGLNNSVKFFDPTLKSKSTTSSEDSNISHSASTSFSSHHASPTLKDSNHQSRTIYSNSKRKKTVELSYLKILFPHPGLILEESSTLKIIGGTPESLCHSVLFLHEKDSNNEKETKRTSIINLILVLPLLDEIEKILNIFIQYCLTFTQKETKLSSDSTQFVHITQDEDNQMTERLILLIQTIVDRFPSFVLDKSIYTLILSLVDAISLHSQEKAKFIKTTLAKAHTKLTNLTSFNNPSVPINNDILSIVLDAEKFLKLDITKFTDELHQINIKFDKVWSPKTDYSLLYDCKYVNRSLHDLNPLVFNNEKNIHFLGRLLILHIFPKDESKTLSSKLRAKLLNKWIQIGCKFEHIGDMVGWLSIATIICSIPILRLKSTWEHVPEESLKIIYNDWTPTISQLNRRAMSFTPIHSVFILAPPNLDDPKIRENVISYFGDLIIHADDLSKSSKFKYLDKKINRTKNAFQKWQQRLDRTHTNDSNNVSAASLETTESHTSGKDIMLSPLYQLWKYHLQEPPTNIENIMELSKKFEPSFVNQEIYSNIGSQRSSLLTGNYLPILFNDLLPNYTLFAKDLLVGAAGSCPIPLASNSSMNSPTHSAFSTSSSQYVPPPRSAARLSRTVSTTDHLNSFGLSKASSTNNFSNSNLHLTSSNNSTTDLSVSSSQASANLSMSEQSYNQITGIEGIDDPITKEMANLQSNKQVLMRTIRDVFNIDMDLFHVHDDLIFKSAFETESTKSRHASMVIETPKRLSQLSLQNRTPTLRDSQATPVRYSKNIESMDLFKNIGSMADSFDDSIVNVVLKASSLNKVIDLLVFKTSLFSKLVETKDLEKYYYHQKIRNAAHSESPDDTINSSVGLLDYAFVKLVMNTEIFTETFFNTYKSFTTTKTALEMLMKRYLKAKNCSVSISLSFDSNDTLSLSDNAFPNWEVKVTEEMVINYSYVAMIQIGVLDSILVLVKNHYEDFTDDMVCNDIFMDALKIMDEEISVEWPKYIESSKSSDQPVTQELDSFVERMKNLVTDIKYYFQKQIYRPIGPSHSQTKLQDLSKIWGSINCLEFCLSPENIGITDDLITEFNTLTFDKYEKILAWTYKLDSLVTDSYNLITSNEWFTFFQQLELFSNESLISLFYPHSDKNAINMSVSGPLRYNTLQISNIFTWITKVISKDNSKEIQFFSTIPRSIQRLIHIHISLTSLLTLQVGHLEKSFEERVEVCTILLQILNYVRWKNSSLNLFQEPNGDYSHITSPHVPSFIETAICNSILTVESRFHEQTWKVAHSKLSTHNTILQSITNILDGIDDSHIRTFIANDELSISSSNNLSPCPGWFISRLLEISLFVPNMATTNSRLINFDKRRFVNNLVQNVLALIPETFSQSTKDSSAGSENNFGIILNYTFEDNDEIFRNKTRAVAAAEAKIMDYEYCNLFEDLIAKEVAKIGFEEKKFELLVSQEQEQNKIVTSQKARRKKNRNSVMIPSIQLLNDQSNNIVSSNTTLQQPPRGKRGSVVSNSSRNSTVTSNSNHSGMGKKLGGLFKRPFSISGFSSSTSSNALDSIVSQDLRSNGSIPSSSLPVVNYSDFSDSRPVYVIKTFEIKNILPIINYKNASAYCFAFKIIMQSGSEYVLQATSPKDIDEWLKLIKASKRYSFYSKKYKGKTHNKTFGVPLEDICERENVTTPTIITKLLQEIELRGLDEVGLYRIPGSVGSINALKNAFDEEGALSNSFTLEDDRWFEINAIAGCFKMYLRELPDSLFTNEKLVLFVDCVIRKRNGKITYEEFRMEVTSLLHKLPECYYETLKRIVSHLNKVHQHVSNNRMDASNLAIVFSMSFIDQDDFTGSMGTTLGAIQTLLQDFIKNPSDFF